Proteins co-encoded in one Oncorhynchus masou masou isolate Uvic2021 chromosome 22, UVic_Omas_1.1, whole genome shotgun sequence genomic window:
- the c22h15orf61 gene encoding uncharacterized protein C15orf61 homolog, with protein MIHSMKEVLRRIHNIFLKVALFPSALRRKGRPRPAASEVLTCHLLQRNLPPWTSFCVRYSVVNNDQFGRSNFNWTVQGANYQILRTGCFPFIKYHCSKAPAQNLDYEDTFFSMLKVINLGIPCFAYGMGCLMVITATETVQTSAGPVTVYFAFKEKDTHY; from the exons ATGATCCATAGCATGAAAGAAGTACTCAGGAGGATACACAACATATTCCTCAAAGTCGCTCTGTTTCCGAGCGCACTGCGGAGGAAAGGACGGCCGCGGCCCGCAGCCTCGGAGGTGCTGACATGTCACCTGCTCCAGCGGAACCTCCCTCCCTGGACCTCCTTCTGTGTCCGCTACAGCGTCGTCAATAACGACCAGTTCGGGAGGTCCAACTTCAACTGGACGGTACAGGGAGCCAATTACCAGATACTGAGGACGGGGTGTTTCCCCTTTATCAAGTACCACTGTTCCAAAGCACCAGCACAGAACTTAGACTACGAAGACACGTTTTTCAGCATGTTAAAAGTCATCAATCTCG GTATCCCGTGTTTCGCCTATGGCATGGGCTGTCTGATGGTAATAACAGCTACAGAGACTGTACAGACTAGTGCTGGACCTGTCACTGTATATTTTGCCTTcaaagagaaagacacacactATTAA